Proteins from a genomic interval of Sulfurimonas sp. HSL3-2:
- a CDS encoding NAD-binding protein, whose product MRSAVIFGYNEFALEIANSLKTKYSDIALFVLEDKELRLLQDNNFKVSKFSIEDDWLNLQGEYDIDELIVFCALEDTAENIFLTISLRAVYENLIIIALSSDQESGRKLKMAGANKIIPITQTTVNIITEMIERPFVTEILNNILYSDDELKIAQVTIEKDSEVIGKSVESIDWKNRYGLLVVAIIRENLDTSFIYTKKANREAMKEDDVLVIVGYENDITEFEKTIGRRNNVNWRDWSW is encoded by the coding sequence ATGAGATCAGCCGTCATATTCGGATACAATGAGTTTGCACTAGAGATTGCAAACAGTCTAAAGACAAAATACAGCGATATTGCTCTTTTTGTACTCGAAGACAAGGAGTTGAGACTGCTTCAAGACAATAACTTTAAAGTCTCGAAGTTCAGTATAGAAGACGACTGGTTAAACCTGCAGGGAGAGTACGATATAGATGAACTCATCGTCTTCTGTGCGCTTGAGGACACGGCGGAAAACATCTTTTTGACCATCTCTTTAAGAGCTGTCTATGAAAACCTGATCATCATAGCGCTCTCTTCGGATCAGGAAAGCGGCAGAAAGCTTAAAATGGCGGGTGCGAACAAGATAATCCCTATCACTCAGACGACGGTGAACATCATCACGGAGATGATCGAACGTCCTTTTGTGACAGAGATACTCAACAACATCCTTTACTCTGACGATGAACTAAAGATAGCGCAGGTCACGATCGAGAAAGATTCCGAGGTGATCGGAAAAAGTGTAGAGAGCATCGATTGGAAAAACAGGTACGGACTGCTTGTGGTCGCTATCATCAGAGAGAACCTCGACACCTCTTTTATCTATACAAAAAAGGCAAACCGCGAGGCTATGAAAGAGGATGATGTTTTAGTCATCGTAGGTTATGAAAACGATATTACAGAATTTGAAAAAACAATAGGAAGGAGAAACAATGTTAATTGGCGTGATTGGAGCTGGTAA
- a CDS encoding NAD(P)H-dependent glycerol-3-phosphate dehydrogenase, with product MLIGVIGAGKWGTALAYALSEKNEVYITSRTPRDMKNFVSLEEILKIEYLVIAIPAQEVSKWLEHNYNFKNHKIMVAAKGIEASTGRFLNEIYSKYVPESNICFLSGPSFATEVMKSLPTAVVVNSKNEELSAKFASFFPSFMKTYTSTDVIGAEIAGAYKNVIAIAAGICDGFDLGKNAAASLIARGLVEMQRFGHCYGAKDESFIGLSGAGDLFLTASSTMSRNFRVGHGLAAGKSKEQIVQELGEVAEGIGTAYALHVIAEEKKIYLPIATEVYKILEGKDPKESLKDLLTQ from the coding sequence ATGTTAATTGGCGTGATTGGAGCTGGTAAGTGGGGAACGGCTCTAGCCTATGCACTGTCTGAGAAAAATGAGGTCTATATAACCTCAAGAACACCCAGAGATATGAAAAACTTTGTCTCTCTAGAGGAGATACTGAAGATCGAGTATCTTGTCATCGCTATACCTGCGCAGGAAGTATCCAAATGGCTTGAACATAACTACAATTTCAAGAATCATAAGATAATGGTGGCCGCAAAAGGGATAGAAGCAAGCACAGGAAGGTTTTTAAACGAGATATATTCCAAGTATGTCCCTGAGTCGAACATCTGCTTTCTATCGGGTCCGTCTTTTGCCACAGAGGTGATGAAGTCACTTCCCACAGCTGTTGTGGTAAACTCGAAAAATGAGGAGCTGAGCGCTAAATTCGCATCGTTTTTCCCCTCTTTTATGAAGACATACACATCAACGGATGTCATAGGTGCAGAGATAGCGGGGGCATATAAAAATGTTATCGCCATCGCTGCAGGTATCTGTGACGGGTTTGATCTTGGAAAGAATGCAGCAGCTTCACTCATAGCGCGCGGACTTGTCGAGATGCAGAGGTTCGGCCACTGCTACGGTGCAAAAGATGAGAGTTTCATAGGTCTAAGCGGTGCGGGAGACCTTTTCCTCACAGCATCATCCACGATGTCAAGAAACTTCAGGGTAGGCCACGGTCTGGCTGCCGGAAAATCTAAAGAGCAGATAGTCCAAGAGCTAGGCGAAGTAGCAGAGGGCATCGGAACGGCTTACGCCTTACATGTAATAGCCGAGGAGAAGAAGATCTATCTCCCGATAGCTACGGAAGTCTACAAGATACTCGAAGGCAAAGACCCAAAAGAGAGTCTGAAAGACCTGCTTACGCAGTAG